The following proteins are encoded in a genomic region of Nitrospirota bacterium:
- a CDS encoding acetyl-CoA carboxylase biotin carboxylase subunit, which produces MFEKVLIANRGEIALRVLRACRELRVKTVMVYSEADRDSVPVLLADEKVCIGPPDPPHSYLSALPILAACQIKKANAVHPGYGFLAENSAFAEVCESYGITFIGPSPETMSMLGDKIQAKKAAARAGVPTVPGTDGKLVDDQEALRWAGRVGYPVILKAKAGGGGRGMAIIRSPEALATSFAKAHQEAQNAFGDGDLYLEKYLERPRHIEVQILGTGSAGILHLFERDCSLQRRHQKVIEEAPSPSLSPELKNQITQAAVAVAREAKYVNAGTVEFLVDASGRFYFIEANTRLQVEHPVTESITGRDLVQAQIRIAARERVGFGQNDLKVDGHSIECRINAEDPVTFAPCPGTIAYLHLPGGPHVRVDTAVTANTVIWPHYDPLVAKIITHAPTRPEAINIMKRALSETVIVGIKTNIPFLLELLDTREFRSGEFDTTFIDQLRARRG; this is translated from the coding sequence ATGTTTGAGAAAGTCCTGATCGCCAACCGGGGTGAAATTGCGTTGCGAGTGCTCCGCGCCTGCCGCGAGCTTCGCGTGAAGACCGTGATGGTCTACTCGGAAGCCGACCGGGACTCCGTTCCGGTTCTTCTGGCTGATGAAAAAGTCTGCATCGGCCCCCCGGACCCGCCCCACTCCTATCTCTCGGCACTTCCGATTCTTGCCGCGTGCCAGATTAAAAAGGCGAACGCGGTACATCCCGGCTACGGATTCCTGGCAGAGAACAGCGCGTTTGCAGAAGTCTGTGAAAGTTACGGAATCACATTCATCGGTCCCTCTCCGGAGACCATGTCCATGCTGGGCGACAAGATCCAGGCCAAGAAGGCCGCCGCGAGGGCCGGCGTTCCCACCGTGCCGGGCACGGACGGGAAACTGGTGGATGACCAGGAAGCCCTCCGATGGGCCGGCCGGGTCGGCTACCCCGTGATCCTGAAGGCCAAGGCCGGAGGGGGGGGCCGGGGGATGGCCATCATCCGCTCGCCGGAAGCCCTGGCAACCTCCTTCGCCAAGGCGCACCAGGAGGCCCAAAACGCGTTCGGCGACGGCGACCTCTATCTGGAGAAATATCTGGAGCGACCCCGGCACATCGAAGTCCAGATTCTCGGGACGGGGAGCGCAGGGATCCTCCATCTCTTCGAGCGCGATTGCTCGCTCCAGCGCCGCCACCAGAAGGTCATCGAAGAAGCCCCTTCTCCCAGTCTTTCGCCGGAGTTGAAGAACCAGATCACGCAGGCCGCGGTCGCCGTGGCCCGCGAGGCCAAGTACGTCAATGCCGGAACGGTGGAGTTCCTGGTGGACGCCTCAGGCCGATTCTATTTCATTGAGGCCAATACGCGGCTCCAAGTGGAGCATCCGGTGACAGAAAGCATCACGGGGAGGGACCTCGTGCAGGCGCAGATCCGCATCGCCGCGCGCGAGCGCGTGGGGTTCGGCCAGAACGACTTGAAGGTGGATGGACACAGCATCGAATGCCGGATCAACGCCGAGGACCCCGTGACCTTTGCGCCCTGCCCGGGAACGATCGCGTACCTCCATCTCCCCGGAGGCCCCCACGTGCGTGTGGACACCGCTGTCACCGCCAACACGGTTATTTGGCCTCACTACGACCCGCTCGTCGCCAAGATCATCACGCACGCGCCCACGCGCCCGGAGGCCATCAACATCATGAAACGGGCGTTGTCCGAAACCGTGATCGTCGGGATCAAGACCAATATCCCCTTCCTGCTCGAACTCCTGGACACGCGCGAGTTCCGCTCCGGAGAGTTCGACACCACCTTCATCGACCAACTCCGCGCCCGCCGCGGCTGA
- a CDS encoding NADH-quinone oxidoreductase subunit N, with protein MVWTPRRIEKVTTLDNVQSLRQLGPELILGTAALLSFFLGLGSKRTALAPGVALAALATAFILVLRQWNSGIPMDLFEGHLRMDSFTLFFKVVGILAVGLTVLLSVHCREMESVARAEYYSLLLALALALCVLPASVHLVSIYLAFEFISLTSYILTGFLRKNRWSAEAALKYALYGAAASGTMILGFSYLFALTGTLKLPELSAALGSGPIPTLPLMAALGLIVAGMGFKIAAVPFHMWSPDVYEGAPTPITALFSVGPKAAGFAVLVRFVLTAFPVGSEAAGVTDWRALMAVLSVATMTVGNLLAIQQTDLKRLLAYSSIAHAGYMLMGLAAASQEGVTAILFYLVVYLIMNVGAFLVVIVVGNARGDMTLKALEGLGWVPSGSLLAVGFVIFLFALTGLPPTSGFIGKVYLFAAVIHQGYYLLAVLGALNTVLSLVYYARIVKMMFLVQPKEPVEVAISPVQKGSLWALAGLTLALGLYWRPLIEWVGRIRLQ; from the coding sequence TTGGTATGGACACCCCGGCGGATCGAAAAAGTGACCACTCTCGACAACGTTCAGAGCCTCAGGCAACTGGGTCCCGAACTCATTCTTGGAACGGCCGCCCTGCTCTCGTTTTTCCTCGGTCTGGGATCGAAACGCACCGCGCTCGCGCCGGGGGTTGCGCTGGCGGCCCTCGCCACTGCCTTTATTCTCGTCTTGAGACAGTGGAATTCGGGAATCCCCATGGATCTGTTTGAAGGCCATTTGCGAATGGACAGTTTCACGCTCTTCTTCAAGGTCGTTGGCATTCTGGCCGTGGGATTGACGGTCCTCTTGTCCGTCCATTGCCGCGAGATGGAATCTGTCGCCCGCGCCGAATACTACTCTCTCCTCCTGGCCCTGGCCCTCGCCCTGTGCGTTCTCCCGGCGAGTGTTCACCTCGTTTCGATCTACCTCGCCTTCGAGTTCATCAGCTTGACGTCCTACATCCTGACCGGCTTCCTGAGGAAAAATCGCTGGTCCGCCGAAGCGGCTCTCAAGTACGCTCTCTACGGCGCGGCCGCCTCCGGCACGATGATTCTTGGGTTCTCCTACCTGTTCGCGCTCACGGGCACGCTCAAACTCCCCGAATTGTCCGCGGCCCTGGGCTCCGGACCCATCCCGACGCTCCCCTTGATGGCGGCCCTGGGCCTGATCGTGGCGGGAATGGGCTTCAAAATTGCCGCCGTGCCTTTTCATATGTGGTCGCCGGACGTTTACGAAGGGGCACCCACGCCGATCACGGCGCTTTTTTCGGTCGGACCGAAGGCGGCGGGCTTCGCTGTGCTGGTCCGGTTTGTCCTTACGGCCTTTCCCGTCGGTTCCGAAGCGGCGGGGGTGACCGATTGGCGCGCGCTCATGGCCGTCCTGTCCGTCGCTACGATGACGGTGGGAAACCTGCTTGCGATTCAGCAGACCGACCTCAAGCGTCTCCTCGCTTATTCGAGCATTGCGCACGCGGGCTACATGCTCATGGGATTGGCGGCGGCGAGCCAAGAGGGAGTGACGGCGATCCTCTTCTACCTCGTCGTTTACCTCATCATGAATGTCGGCGCCTTTCTCGTGGTGATCGTTGTGGGGAATGCGCGGGGCGACATGACGCTGAAAGCGCTGGAGGGGCTTGGCTGGGTGCCCTCGGGAAGTCTCCTTGCGGTCGGCTTCGTGATCTTTCTATTTGCGCTCACCGGCCTGCCGCCGACAAGCGGCTTCATCGGGAAGGTGTACCTGTTTGCCGCGGTGATCCATCAAGGGTACTACCTGCTCGCCGTTCTCGGGGCGCTCAACACGGTGCTCTCGTTGGTGTACTATGCGCGGATCGTCAAGATGATGTTTCTCGTCCAACCCAAGGAGCCGGTGGAGGTGGCGATTTCGCCGGTTCAAAAAGGTTCCCTCTGGGCGCTCGCCGGCCTGACCCTGGCCCTCGGCCTCTACTGGCGCCCGCTGATCGAGTGGGTCGGCCGGATCCGGTTGCAATAG
- the gyrA gene encoding DNA gyrase subunit A, whose translation MEETPTAILPIRFEDELRRSFLDYSMSVIVSRALPDVRDGLKPVHRRVLYAMYELGNLHNKAYKKSARIVGDVIGKYHPHGDVAVYDTIVRMAQDFSFRYPLVDGQGNFGSLDGDPPAAMRYTEIRMARIAEELLEDIEKETVDFGPNYDGSLKEPKLLPARIPNLLVNGSTGIAVGMATEIPPHNLREVTEALVHLIAHPEAEVKDLRKFVKGPDFPTAGIIHGLEGLKEAYETGRGKIRIRAKVHIEKQEKAGRESIVVTQIPYQANKAKILENIGHLITNKKIEGVADLRDESDRDGIRMVIELKRDVPGKTLMNQLFHSAGLEISYNIMMVALVKGRPETVNLRSLLTNFLDFRKEMVTRRCLFDLRKAEERAHILEGLKICVDHLDAVIKLIRASQDAEEARNGLMTKFKLTLVQAQAILDMRLQRLTQLEREKLLNEYKETIKEINRLKEILSSEKLIMNLVREELIKVRDTFGDDRRTEILEKVEEVSFDDLIVEEDMVVTISHQGYIKRNPVSIYRAQKRGGRGKIGMKTREEDFVADLFVASTKDYLLIFTDQGRVYWLKVHKIPQAGRATRGTPFVSLVSFQPGERVQSVVNVRNFDEDKFVFLATQNGVIKKTELRAFSNPMSRGIIALNLKDKDSLVGAQITDGKHEIILASDQGKAIRFNEEDVRPMGRAAAGVKGFNLPKGAKVLGMAVTKEAKSTVLTVAQKGFGKRSMLEDYRLQTRGGSGVININITDRTGGVVDIRVVTDEDDLMIITNKGTVLRVPVKDIRVTSRGTQGVKVISLEEGETVAAVAKLAEKDEEENGDSA comes from the coding sequence ATGGAAGAGACACCTACGGCGATACTCCCGATCCGGTTCGAAGACGAACTAAGGAGGTCGTTCCTCGACTACTCGATGAGCGTCATCGTCAGCCGCGCGCTCCCCGACGTTCGCGACGGTCTCAAACCCGTGCATCGAAGAGTTCTTTACGCGATGTACGAGCTCGGAAATCTCCACAACAAGGCCTACAAGAAATCGGCCCGCATCGTCGGCGATGTCATCGGTAAGTACCATCCCCACGGGGACGTGGCCGTGTACGACACGATTGTGCGCATGGCGCAGGATTTTTCGTTCCGCTATCCGCTCGTCGACGGCCAGGGCAATTTCGGGTCGCTCGACGGAGATCCGCCGGCGGCCATGCGATACACCGAAATCCGGATGGCGCGGATCGCCGAGGAGCTCCTGGAGGACATCGAAAAGGAGACCGTCGATTTCGGGCCGAACTACGACGGTTCACTCAAGGAACCGAAGCTGCTCCCGGCGCGCATTCCGAACCTGCTGGTGAACGGGTCCACCGGCATCGCCGTCGGCATGGCCACCGAAATCCCACCGCACAACCTGAGGGAAGTGACGGAGGCCCTCGTTCATTTGATCGCGCACCCCGAGGCGGAAGTGAAGGACCTGCGGAAGTTCGTGAAGGGTCCCGATTTCCCCACGGCGGGGATCATCCACGGTCTGGAAGGGCTCAAAGAGGCGTATGAAACGGGGCGGGGAAAAATCCGCATCCGCGCCAAGGTCCACATCGAGAAGCAGGAAAAAGCCGGACGAGAGAGCATCGTGGTCACGCAGATCCCCTATCAGGCCAACAAGGCGAAGATCCTCGAGAACATCGGCCACCTCATCACCAACAAGAAGATCGAGGGCGTGGCGGACCTTCGGGACGAGTCGGACCGCGACGGGATTCGCATGGTCATCGAGCTGAAGCGGGACGTGCCCGGAAAGACGCTCATGAACCAACTCTTCCACAGCGCCGGGTTGGAGATCAGCTACAACATCATGATGGTGGCTCTCGTCAAGGGCCGTCCGGAAACCGTCAATCTAAGGAGCCTCCTGACGAATTTCCTCGATTTCCGGAAGGAGATGGTCACGCGCCGGTGCCTCTTCGATCTCCGCAAGGCGGAGGAGCGGGCGCACATTCTCGAAGGACTGAAGATTTGCGTCGACCATCTGGACGCGGTGATCAAGTTGATTCGAGCCAGCCAGGATGCCGAGGAGGCGCGCAACGGCCTCATGACGAAGTTCAAGCTCACCCTGGTCCAGGCGCAGGCGATCCTGGACATGCGGCTTCAGCGGCTCACCCAGCTCGAGCGCGAGAAACTCCTGAACGAGTACAAGGAGACCATCAAGGAGATCAACCGATTGAAGGAAATTCTGTCGAGCGAGAAGCTGATCATGAACCTCGTGCGCGAGGAATTGATCAAGGTGCGGGACACCTTTGGGGACGACCGACGCACGGAGATCCTGGAGAAGGTCGAAGAGGTTTCGTTCGACGATCTCATCGTGGAAGAGGACATGGTTGTCACGATTTCCCACCAGGGCTACATCAAGCGGAATCCTGTCTCGATCTACCGCGCGCAGAAGCGGGGCGGTCGAGGCAAGATCGGCATGAAGACGAGGGAAGAGGATTTCGTAGCCGATCTGTTTGTGGCGTCTACGAAGGACTATCTCTTGATCTTCACCGACCAAGGGCGCGTGTACTGGCTCAAGGTCCACAAGATCCCGCAGGCCGGCCGCGCCACGAGGGGAACGCCCTTTGTCAGCCTCGTGAGTTTCCAGCCGGGAGAGCGCGTTCAGAGTGTCGTGAACGTCCGCAATTTCGACGAGGACAAGTTTGTGTTTCTTGCGACTCAGAACGGCGTCATCAAGAAGACCGAACTCCGGGCGTTCTCGAACCCCATGTCGCGTGGCATCATTGCGCTGAACCTGAAGGACAAGGATTCGCTTGTGGGCGCCCAGATTACGGACGGCAAGCATGAGATCATCCTGGCCTCGGACCAGGGTAAGGCGATCCGGTTCAATGAAGAAGACGTCCGCCCGATGGGACGGGCCGCGGCGGGGGTGAAAGGCTTTAACCTTCCGAAGGGGGCCAAGGTGCTCGGTATGGCCGTCACGAAGGAGGCCAAGAGTACCGTGTTGACCGTCGCCCAAAAAGGTTTCGGAAAGCGGTCGATGCTGGAAGACTATCGGCTCCAAACGCGCGGCGGCTCCGGCGTCATCAATATCAACATCACCGATCGGACCGGCGGCGTCGTGGATATCCGCGTGGTCACGGATGAGGACGACCTCATGATCATCACCAACAAAGGAACGGTGCTGCGGGTTCCCGTGAAGGACATCCGCGTTACGAGCCGGGGCACGCAAGGCGTCAAGGTCATCTCCCTCGAAGAAGGCGAAACCGTCGCCGCCGTTGCCAAGCTGGCCGAAAAGGACGAAGAAGAGAACGGCGATTCCGCGTGA
- a CDS encoding DUF342 domain-containing protein, giving the protein MPDTPDQGLDFILGEGETYSAAVKAGLKQINLPRDQVDIQLVAEPHGAGEKFVVKVAPKSTRTAAPETEKAATPAAAPRSSEPIALNVSDDGYQAYLSFSPQAAAGKLGRDQVAAALKARSVTFGIDQKALQDAISRIEQGVGFEGLLLAVGQRAKAGRDAEIEFKIDISASSAGRVNEKTGNIDFKERDFLKSVRGGDLLAIRRPPVQAVDGRKVNGEAVKMEKAKDSKLVAGKGVVVSPKDDGTVEYRAKEDGTPTHHADRIEVTQTAVIEGDVNYSTGNIRSKGSVHVRGSVSAGFEVHAEGDILVEGTVEGGKIHAGGNVVLKSGVKGGDKGEIIAEGDVSAMYVERARVESRGNVEVKNVILESKIVAGGWVRAIGGKGEIMGGLIQAVQGIEAKKIGSDFSSSTAIEVGRDFFLERDLQEKQAQMNSIKAQLERIQSSMPLPILQSGDLSKVPEAKRPAIQKIIEAWRNLKETERPLAEALAELDSKKVDTSKCSVLVREMLYPRVTVTIGTTKQITDRESRNVRLMEDRAKKEIKYMTR; this is encoded by the coding sequence ATGCCGGATACCCCCGATCAGGGTCTCGATTTCATCCTGGGTGAGGGGGAGACGTACTCGGCGGCCGTCAAGGCCGGTCTCAAGCAGATCAACCTCCCCCGCGATCAGGTCGACATCCAACTCGTTGCCGAGCCGCACGGAGCGGGTGAGAAGTTCGTCGTCAAGGTCGCGCCAAAATCCACCCGGACGGCCGCGCCCGAGACCGAGAAAGCCGCGACGCCTGCCGCCGCTCCGCGATCTTCGGAACCCATCGCGTTGAACGTGAGCGACGACGGTTATCAGGCCTACCTCTCGTTTTCTCCGCAGGCGGCCGCAGGCAAGCTGGGCCGCGATCAGGTCGCCGCTGCCTTGAAGGCAAGAAGCGTGACCTTCGGGATCGACCAGAAAGCCCTCCAGGACGCAATTTCAAGAATCGAGCAGGGCGTCGGATTCGAGGGCCTCCTCCTGGCCGTCGGCCAGAGGGCCAAAGCGGGGCGGGACGCCGAGATCGAATTCAAAATCGACATTTCGGCCTCCTCCGCGGGCCGAGTGAATGAGAAGACCGGAAACATCGATTTCAAGGAGAGAGATTTTCTGAAGAGCGTGCGCGGGGGGGACCTTCTCGCTATTCGCCGGCCGCCTGTTCAGGCCGTGGACGGGCGGAAGGTCAACGGCGAGGCCGTCAAGATGGAAAAAGCGAAGGACTCGAAACTCGTTGCCGGCAAGGGCGTGGTGGTGAGTCCGAAGGATGATGGGACCGTGGAGTACCGAGCCAAGGAGGACGGAACGCCAACGCACCACGCCGATCGGATCGAGGTGACCCAGACCGCGGTCATCGAGGGGGACGTCAACTACAGCACGGGCAACATCCGCTCCAAGGGTTCGGTCCACGTTCGCGGAAGTGTCAGCGCCGGATTCGAAGTTCATGCGGAGGGCGACATCCTGGTCGAGGGAACCGTAGAGGGGGGAAAGATTCACGCAGGCGGCAACGTCGTTCTTAAGAGCGGGGTCAAGGGGGGAGACAAGGGTGAAATCATCGCCGAGGGAGACGTATCCGCCATGTACGTCGAGCGGGCCCGCGTGGAATCCCGGGGAAACGTGGAGGTCAAGAACGTTATCCTTGAGTCCAAGATCGTGGCCGGAGGGTGGGTCCGGGCGATCGGAGGGAAGGGCGAAATCATGGGCGGTTTGATCCAGGCGGTCCAAGGCATCGAGGCCAAGAAGATCGGGAGCGATTTCTCATCTTCCACGGCCATTGAGGTGGGGCGGGATTTTTTTCTTGAACGGGATCTCCAGGAAAAACAGGCCCAGATGAACTCCATCAAGGCCCAACTCGAGCGCATCCAATCCAGCATGCCCCTTCCCATCCTCCAGTCGGGCGATCTGTCCAAGGTGCCCGAGGCCAAGCGCCCCGCCATTCAGAAGATTATCGAGGCCTGGAGGAACTTGAAGGAAACGGAACGCCCCCTCGCGGAGGCGCTCGCGGAGCTGGACAGCAAGAAAGTCGACACCTCGAAGTGCAGCGTGCTCGTTCGTGAGATGCTCTATCCCCGCGTCACCGTCACCATCGGAACGACCAAGCAGATCACCGACCGCGAAAGCCGAAACGTGCGCCTGATGGAGGATCGCGCGAAGAAAGAGATCAAGTACATGACGCGCTGA
- a CDS encoding DUF342 domain-containing protein, whose translation MLDFHGLPRYYERVTDLLKPGNTPDAKAPSQNPSSSPQPGGGGAAPEVNLSTQVDEAFGLDPITVTVSTDDIEAYISIKKDPDLMKDLSKDDVLDKLKEARVAHGIDQTVLEEVVKLAREGQEVNNRLIAKGELPEDGKDALVNMEMDFDPVAGIVNDESGKIDFRERNLVKSVGQGFVIATKTMPTAGKDGRSVTGSVLKARKGQDKKFTAGKNIEVLEENGVFKYVSLVNGRPVNLGNLIEVQPAVQIKGDLDYSVGNIRAKGPVIIEGRVAAGFTIEAEGDVEVGDFVEASTIKAKGSIILKGGIKGAGKGYIYSEANVIAKYIERSKVEAKGDVLVANDILDSHVLCGGSVKVVTGKGSIMGGFISATKGVVAKRIGSGQMTSVTTVIEAGIDYFVERGIAELERVIEQLQVKVDAVEARFAKDLLSQGDAAVSKFTGYQQRLFLKAAKTWKDLLAEKQKHIDKRVALMGNRDTVISATVDVLEEIEPRVELRLGHAKLVTDDALRQVKFVEDPKKHVIISRFRGTVTA comes from the coding sequence ATGCTGGATTTTCACGGTTTGCCCCGCTACTATGAACGGGTGACGGACTTGCTGAAGCCGGGGAACACGCCCGATGCAAAGGCCCCATCGCAAAACCCATCGTCGTCCCCGCAGCCCGGCGGAGGGGGCGCGGCCCCTGAGGTCAACCTTTCAACCCAAGTGGATGAGGCGTTTGGTCTCGATCCGATCACCGTCACCGTCTCCACCGACGACATCGAGGCGTACATCTCCATCAAGAAGGATCCGGACTTGATGAAGGACCTCTCAAAGGACGACGTCCTCGACAAGCTGAAGGAGGCTCGCGTCGCCCATGGAATCGACCAGACCGTTCTGGAAGAGGTGGTCAAGCTCGCCCGCGAGGGTCAGGAGGTCAACAACCGCCTGATCGCCAAGGGGGAATTGCCTGAAGACGGCAAGGACGCCCTGGTCAACATGGAGATGGATTTCGATCCGGTCGCCGGCATCGTCAACGATGAATCGGGGAAAATCGATTTCCGCGAACGGAACCTCGTCAAGTCGGTGGGACAGGGATTCGTCATCGCCACCAAGACCATGCCGACGGCCGGGAAAGACGGCCGAAGCGTGACGGGTTCGGTGCTCAAGGCCCGCAAAGGCCAGGATAAGAAATTCACCGCCGGGAAGAACATCGAGGTCCTGGAAGAAAACGGCGTATTCAAATACGTCTCGCTCGTCAACGGCCGGCCGGTCAATCTCGGCAATCTGATCGAAGTTCAGCCCGCCGTGCAGATCAAGGGCGACCTCGACTATTCCGTAGGCAACATCCGAGCGAAGGGGCCGGTCATCATCGAAGGCCGCGTGGCTGCAGGATTTACGATTGAGGCGGAAGGAGACGTGGAGGTCGGCGACTTCGTCGAAGCCTCCACCATCAAGGCCAAAGGGAGCATTATCCTGAAGGGTGGAATCAAGGGTGCCGGGAAAGGCTACATCTACTCAGAGGCGAATGTGATCGCCAAGTACATCGAAAGGTCCAAGGTCGAAGCCAAGGGAGACGTGCTGGTGGCCAACGACATTCTGGACAGCCATGTCCTCTGCGGCGGTTCCGTCAAGGTCGTCACCGGAAAAGGGTCGATCATGGGCGGATTCATTTCGGCCACCAAGGGGGTGGTCGCGAAGCGGATCGGATCGGGCCAGATGACCAGCGTGACCACCGTCATCGAGGCGGGGATCGACTATTTCGTGGAACGCGGAATCGCGGAGTTGGAACGCGTCATCGAACAGCTCCAAGTCAAGGTCGACGCCGTGGAGGCCCGCTTCGCCAAGGATCTTCTGTCCCAGGGCGATGCGGCCGTGAGCAAATTCACCGGATACCAGCAACGCCTCTTTCTGAAAGCGGCGAAAACGTGGAAGGACCTGCTGGCCGAAAAACAGAAACACATCGACAAGCGTGTGGCCCTCATGGGCAACCGGGACACCGTGATTTCGGCGACCGTGGACGTCCTCGAAGAGATCGAGCCGAGGGTCGAGCTCCGCCTCGGTCATGCCAAGCTCGTCACCGACGATGCGCTCAGACAAGTGAAATTTGTTGAAGATCCCAAGAAGCATGTCATTATATCCCGGTTCAGAGGAACCGTAACCGCGTGA
- a CDS encoding alpha/beta fold hydrolase — protein sequence MEEKHIRLDGADICYLDEGQGEPVLFVHGLGGYKENWELNVPYFARGRRVVALDLPGFGHSEKPRREYSMDFFVATVKGLLEKLGIERVHLVGNSMGGMISEAFALAHPLRISSLTLVDAAGVNIFPEKLLFGDLQEGGSAARGHPEGIYGIGQGTSQPPGAADFLAQVFAVASGVEKDSKKREQVVRDYIRRLIFYTEPPVLEKMVRHALQEFFGSDFGNRAHAFMSSAQNALLTPVRARLRQIEARTWIAWGDHDALLPIENAHVFQKELPHARLTVFPSCGHCPMLEYPDDFNRQLSAFLGERN from the coding sequence GTGGAAGAAAAACACATTCGACTCGATGGAGCCGATATCTGCTACCTGGATGAGGGCCAGGGGGAACCCGTCCTCTTTGTCCACGGTCTCGGCGGCTACAAGGAGAACTGGGAACTGAATGTCCCCTATTTCGCGCGCGGCCGCCGCGTGGTGGCGCTCGATTTGCCGGGCTTCGGCCATTCTGAAAAGCCCCGCCGGGAATATTCCATGGATTTCTTTGTCGCGACGGTGAAAGGGCTGCTGGAGAAGTTGGGCATCGAGCGGGTCCACCTTGTGGGCAATTCGATGGGAGGGATGATTTCCGAAGCTTTTGCCCTGGCCCATCCTCTGAGGATCTCCAGTCTCACGCTGGTCGATGCGGCCGGGGTCAACATCTTCCCGGAGAAGCTTCTGTTTGGCGACCTCCAGGAGGGAGGAAGTGCCGCGAGAGGGCACCCTGAAGGAATCTATGGAATCGGGCAGGGTACTTCGCAGCCTCCCGGAGCGGCGGACTTTCTCGCGCAGGTCTTCGCCGTGGCCTCGGGCGTGGAGAAGGATTCCAAGAAGCGGGAGCAGGTTGTACGCGACTATATTCGGAGGCTCATCTTCTACACCGAGCCGCCGGTCCTGGAGAAGATGGTCCGGCACGCCCTCCAGGAGTTCTTCGGTTCGGATTTCGGAAACCGGGCCCATGCTTTCATGTCCTCGGCCCAAAATGCGCTCTTGACGCCCGTTCGGGCGCGCCTTCGTCAGATCGAAGCTCGAACCTGGATCGCATGGGGGGATCACGACGCGCTGCTCCCGATTGAGAACGCACACGTTTTTCAGAAAGAGCTTCCCCATGCCCGCCTGACCGTTTTCCCTTCCTGCGGGCACTGTCCCATGCTGGAATACCCGGATGATTTCAACCGGCAATTGTCCGCTTTCCTGGGCGAAAGGAACTGA
- a CDS encoding putative toxin-antitoxin system toxin component, PIN family: MPSENDPSGRLRAVLDTNVLISAFLNRKGIPYRLYRAARRRAFTLVLSESVLEELRRVWLEKFLIPRQNVEIRLNRLRARFELVAPLIRLSLVRRKDSDNRILEAAVAGRADYLVTGDKKDLLTLKQVEGIPIVSPMEFQRILNESIPRTRVKP, encoded by the coding sequence ATTCCATCCGAGAATGATCCTTCAGGACGGCTCCGGGCCGTCCTTGACACAAACGTTCTGATCTCTGCGTTTCTGAATCGAAAAGGGATTCCCTACCGCCTTTATCGGGCCGCGAGAAGACGCGCCTTCACCCTTGTACTGAGTGAATCCGTTTTGGAGGAGTTGCGCCGCGTTTGGTTGGAGAAATTTCTTATCCCCAGGCAGAACGTCGAAATCAGGCTGAATCGACTCCGGGCGCGCTTCGAGTTGGTCGCCCCTCTCATCCGCCTGAGTCTTGTCAGGAGAAAAGATTCCGACAACCGTATCTTGGAAGCGGCGGTGGCGGGAAGAGCAGACTACCTTGTGACGGGTGATAAGAAGGACCTACTGACTTTGAAGCAGGTTGAGGGCATTCCCATCGTATCACCGATGGAGTTTCAGCGTATCCTCAACGAGTCGATCCCACGAACTCGCGTGAAACCATAG